Proteins from one Procambarus clarkii isolate CNS0578487 chromosome 8, FALCON_Pclarkii_2.0, whole genome shotgun sequence genomic window:
- the LOC138359834 gene encoding uncharacterized protein: MDYKKSLEALDQSLQDLRGNIRPFENALILLARDLRQKLPVIPRSTLADEINACLKYSTLWYHVKTLKLTTNVRVQQQNDPSAEIFSRQFLEIWNGIVPVDLTSGRISLSHNFRNLVTSKEELVEKVFPNIQNDYEDHDWLSERAILEAKNKDVYELSNIIQSNIQSEAVTYKYVDIVVEADEAVNDPTEFLNSLDLPGIPPHVLQLKIVTINKAQGQSLDMCSLYQDMDYFSHGQLYVACSRVGKPDNLYISTDNGTTKSMTSGGNRVNFTDCPCVASASGNWVSIDLGDVHNITSVSVTTSFGNQSILLTNATIHTEPQQRMAGTASKPINMDKPEE; encoded by the exons ATGGACTACAAAaagtcgctcgaggctcttgatcaatcattgcaagatttgcgtggaaacatcagaccatttgagaatgcattaatattgcttgcaagaGATTTAAGGCAaaaattacctgtaattcctcgatcgacactagcggacgaaataaatgcttgcctgaaatactctactttgtggtaccacgtaaagacgttaaaattaactacaaatgtgCGTGTCCAgcagcaaaacgatccatcagctgagatattctcacgtcAATTTCTGGAAATTTGGAACGGaatcgtgccggttgatctgacctctggACGAATTTCATTGTCTCATAACTTccgcaatttagtgacgtcaaaagaagaattggttgaaaaagtatttcctaaTATTCAAAACGATTATGaggatcacgattggctgagtgaacgagctattcttgaggccaagaacaaagatgtctacgaacttagcaatattattcagtctaacattcaaagcgaggcagtcacatacaagtacgTCGACattgttgtggaagcagatgaagcggttaatgatccaacagaatttttgaattcactcgatctgccagggataccaccgcacGTACTGCAATTAAAAATTG ttaccatcaacaaagctcagggccaatctctaGACATGTGCAGTTTATATCAAGACATGGAttacttctcacatggacaattatatgttgcgtgttctagagttggcaaaccagacaatctctatatctccacagacaatggaacaacaaaaagtatG ACGAGTGGAGGTAACCGAGTTAACTTCACGGATTGCCCGTGTGTAGCAAGCGCCAGCGGTAACTGGGTCTCCATCGACCTGGGCGATGTTCACAACATCACATCTGTCTCCGTCACCACCTCCTTTGGCAACCAATCCATCCTCCTCACGAATGCAACTATTCAC actgagccacagcagcgcatggcgggtacagctagtaaaccAATAAATATGGATAAGCCGGAAGAGTAG